One bacterium genomic window carries:
- the mscL gene encoding large-conductance mechanosensitive channel protein MscL gives MFKEFKEFVMRGNVLDMAVGIIMGAAFGPIVGKLVDGILMPPLGLVLGNVDFTNIFIVLKEGATAGPYASLAAAKGAGAVVMAVGDWLNSIVTFLITAFAIFMVVKAANAARRKEEAAPATPPAPPKSEVLLEEIRDLLKKK, from the coding sequence ATGTTCAAGGAATTCAAAGAGTTTGTGATGCGGGGCAATGTCCTCGATATGGCCGTGGGTATTATCATGGGTGCCGCGTTCGGTCCAATTGTGGGGAAGCTGGTGGATGGCATCCTGATGCCGCCGTTGGGGCTGGTGCTGGGCAATGTGGATTTCACCAACATCTTCATTGTGTTGAAGGAAGGTGCGACCGCCGGTCCGTACGCATCGCTGGCCGCGGCGAAGGGCGCAGGTGCAGTGGTGATGGCGGTGGGCGATTGGCTGAATTCGATCGTGACGTTTTTGATTACGGCGTTCGCGATATTCATGGTGGTCAAGGCCGCCAATGCGGCGCGCCGCAAGGAAGAAGCCGCTCCGGCTACTCCTCCCGCTCCGCCGAAGTCGGAAGTTTTGCTTGAAGAGATTCGTGATTTGCTGAAGAAGAAATAA
- a CDS encoding CHRD domain-containing protein, whose protein sequence is MHRKLLFGILFTLMASAAIAGPYTHFAYLNGNQETPPVLATSGQGWARCELIGDDLYYTIWWGNLTANVSAAHIHTGNVGVAGGVIHGLQNLTNTGASGVWMDLTPAQIALLDAHGYYVNVHTPNYPAGEIRGQLLTRGTCVASLDPAQEVQNPAVVSNGRGFGWFRLNAAETNVEYAIAWAGLNAPATVSAAHFHRAPAGTNGPVIVGLQNLTNLSAGGNYAIAAADVPLFKNEGLYVNVHTPAPNYPGGEIRGQIICVCIPENAVFDATTDVGESQCIALCADQSSYIRVWGVPEGQFPVVTKRFGCLNPCDVDCEPSDYIQEFFGNWQWTNGWFWLEIRGNGCICVTLDQILPVELNSFDATAGDASVTLNWVTASESNLDRFEVVRDGATMAQIAAQNTATGAEYSWVDATVVNGTTYGYSLVAVNADGSRETLATVNATPQSSAGVISTYALHQNYPNPFNPETTISFDLAEAGHVNLKVFNISGQEIATLTDTYFAAGRHQLSFDGAGLASGVYLYQITVNGFTAQQKMVLMK, encoded by the coding sequence ATGCACCGCAAGCTACTGTTTGGTATTCTCTTCACCCTGATGGCAAGTGCCGCCATCGCCGGGCCCTACACCCATTTCGCCTATCTCAACGGGAATCAGGAGACTCCGCCGGTTTTGGCTACATCCGGCCAAGGTTGGGCTCGCTGTGAACTAATCGGCGACGATCTCTACTACACGATCTGGTGGGGCAATCTAACCGCCAACGTCTCCGCAGCGCACATCCATACCGGCAATGTCGGCGTCGCAGGCGGCGTTATTCACGGGCTCCAGAATCTCACGAACACCGGCGCCAGCGGCGTCTGGATGGACTTGACGCCTGCGCAAATCGCCCTGCTCGATGCGCATGGCTACTATGTAAACGTGCACACTCCGAACTACCCTGCTGGTGAGATTCGCGGTCAACTTCTGACGCGTGGGACGTGCGTTGCCAGTCTCGACCCGGCTCAAGAAGTCCAGAATCCCGCCGTCGTCTCCAATGGTCGCGGCTTCGGCTGGTTTCGCCTGAATGCCGCCGAGACTAATGTTGAGTACGCGATTGCCTGGGCCGGCTTGAACGCCCCCGCCACCGTATCCGCCGCGCATTTCCATCGCGCTCCTGCCGGGACCAATGGCCCGGTCATCGTCGGCCTGCAAAATCTGACCAATCTCAGCGCGGGCGGCAACTACGCTATCGCTGCCGCTGATGTGCCGCTCTTCAAGAATGAAGGCCTTTACGTCAACGTGCATACCCCGGCTCCGAACTACCCCGGCGGCGAAATCCGTGGCCAGATTATCTGCGTATGCATTCCCGAAAACGCCGTCTTCGATGCGACCACCGATGTCGGTGAATCACAGTGCATCGCCCTCTGCGCCGATCAAAGCTCGTATATTCGCGTTTGGGGTGTGCCGGAAGGGCAGTTCCCCGTCGTGACCAAGCGCTTCGGCTGCCTGAATCCTTGCGATGTTGATTGTGAACCGTCCGATTACATTCAGGAGTTCTTTGGCAACTGGCAGTGGACCAACGGTTGGTTCTGGCTCGAGATTCGCGGCAACGGCTGTATCTGCGTCACGCTTGATCAGATTCTCCCGGTCGAATTGAACAGCTTCGATGCTACCGCCGGCGATGCCTCGGTGACCTTGAATTGGGTCACGGCCTCGGAATCGAATTTGGATCGCTTTGAAGTCGTTCGGGACGGCGCTACCATGGCCCAGATCGCCGCGCAAAATACGGCCACTGGCGCCGAATATTCGTGGGTGGACGCAACCGTGGTGAACGGCACGACCTACGGCTACTCGCTGGTCGCCGTCAATGCCGACGGTTCGCGCGAAACGCTGGCCACGGTCAATGCGACTCCGCAAAGCAGCGCGGGCGTCATCAGCACCTATGCTCTGCATCAGAACTACCCCAACCCCTTCAACCCGGAAACGACGATCTCCTTTGACCTCGCCGAAGCTGGCCATGTCAACCTGAAGGTCTTCAACATCTCGGGCCAAGAGATCGCCACGCTAACCGACACCTACTTCGCGGCGGGCCGTCATCAGCTCAGTTTCGATGGCGCCGGCCTCGCCTCCGGTGTCTATCTCTATCAGATCACGGTCAACGGCTTCACGGCTCAGCAGAAAATGGTCCTGATGAAGTAA
- a CDS encoding T9SS type A sorting domain-containing protein: MKTLKLFALMLCAVAAFASNDVNAPVNVPGDDRGPVRTLDDQCVIDFQGYVYGTHSGTTQWPGGSNNFRLAMFCFTTSNCPDLPSTFYTYCTDMDHALQQDPYCVDIEDCIVDPLYPTVTPAMAYVLTNFDVVDAQTDRIKQLAVWKLSTDRSGGVNDGIPYVHTDAGRGYPNVGDTPAFPYVNTVFNSDPLNNDPANVLVLDALGYEADLDPTFAKNVVNCGDELLIATDPVVISDGVATICATITLVRGAYALSLGNSSVSGVWINLAELNNVGTLSTTGAFTDALGQVQVCITQPVESAYLDVRLQACSEGLWPKKLMPCEGQAQSQVLVDAEGCTICYTLDIPGDNWLPVELASFTATAGAALVNLNWTTASEAGLDRFEIVRDGAVVTTVSARNDAMGATYSFVDNNVEAGVTYSYQLVCLSLNGQRDVMSTASATPRGEQNVVSNFALHQNYPNPFNPETTIGFELAEASNVSLTVFNVAGQQVASLVNGNLNAGTHSVNFNASALTSGIYLYRLTAGSFTAQHKMVLMK, translated from the coding sequence ATGAAAACTCTCAAACTGTTTGCCTTGATGCTCTGCGCGGTCGCCGCGTTCGCATCAAATGATGTCAATGCGCCCGTAAACGTCCCTGGAGATGATCGCGGACCTGTCCGCACTCTCGATGACCAGTGCGTCATTGATTTCCAGGGCTATGTCTATGGAACGCACAGTGGCACAACCCAATGGCCTGGCGGCAGCAACAACTTTCGCCTGGCGATGTTTTGCTTCACCACCAGCAACTGCCCGGACCTGCCCAGCACCTTCTATACCTATTGCACCGACATGGATCACGCGTTGCAGCAGGATCCCTACTGCGTGGACATCGAAGATTGCATCGTAGATCCGCTCTACCCGACCGTCACCCCGGCGATGGCCTACGTCCTGACGAACTTCGATGTCGTGGATGCCCAGACCGACCGCATCAAGCAGTTGGCCGTCTGGAAGCTCTCGACCGACCGCAGCGGCGGCGTTAACGACGGCATCCCCTACGTTCACACCGATGCTGGTCGTGGCTACCCGAACGTCGGCGACACCCCGGCCTTCCCGTATGTCAATACCGTCTTCAACTCCGACCCGCTCAACAACGACCCGGCCAATGTGCTGGTCCTCGACGCGCTCGGATATGAAGCCGACCTTGACCCGACGTTCGCCAAGAACGTGGTCAACTGCGGCGACGAATTGCTCATCGCCACGGATCCGGTCGTCATCAGTGACGGCGTGGCCACCATCTGTGCCACGATCACCCTCGTGCGCGGTGCCTACGCCCTTAGCCTTGGTAACTCGTCGGTCTCCGGAGTTTGGATCAATCTGGCCGAGCTGAACAACGTCGGCACGCTGTCCACCACCGGCGCCTTCACCGATGCCCTCGGTCAGGTGCAGGTCTGCATTACCCAGCCCGTGGAAAGCGCCTATCTCGATGTTCGCCTGCAAGCGTGCTCGGAAGGCCTTTGGCCGAAGAAGCTCATGCCCTGCGAAGGTCAGGCCCAGTCGCAGGTTCTCGTGGATGCCGAAGGCTGCACCATCTGCTACACGCTCGATATTCCGGGTGACAATTGGCTGCCGGTCGAACTGGCCTCCTTTACGGCGACCGCGGGCGCTGCGCTCGTTAACCTGAACTGGACCACCGCCTCCGAAGCCGGTTTGGATCGCTTCGAAATCGTTCGCGACGGCGCCGTCGTCACGACCGTCTCCGCTCGCAACGACGCGATGGGTGCGACCTACAGCTTCGTGGATAACAATGTCGAAGCTGGCGTGACCTACAGCTATCAGCTGGTCTGCCTGTCGTTGAATGGCCAGCGCGACGTGATGTCCACCGCTTCGGCCACGCCGCGTGGTGAGCAGAACGTGGTCAGCAACTTCGCCCTGCATCAGAACTACCCCAACCCGTTCAACCCGGAGACCACCATCGGTTTCGAATTGGCTGAAGCCAGCAACGTCTCCTTGACCGTCTTCAATGTCGCCGGTCAGCAGGTCGCGTCGTTGGTGAACGGTAATCTGAATGCCGGTACGCACAGCGTCAACTTCAATGCGTCGGCGTTGACCTCGGGCATCTACCTCTACCGTCTGACCGCTGGCTCGTTTACGGCCCAGCACAAGATGGTCCTGATGAAGTAA
- a CDS encoding T9SS type A sorting domain-containing protein, which yields MKKFVYVVCLCLLTAAAFARSPQEIKSDIAAKRQAIQTARSARADVADLKFQLAALSNELAALNTRKAPARLDDGGETCESAVAVPAVPYFDSGLLDENSVNDLPTGTDDYSCGCDGVEHVYSLVIGPNGLLPGRYTLSTCGSSFDTILSLWFGCPGLEGSTLVDCNDDAEFNVSGDEYLYACSDDFGYSSCITVDLTQNGTYYIVIDGYCSSLGTYFLNIGQGESCLALASGCTEAAPNSYCNTASAIEFNVDGWDFVYGNTHDGAFYTDDAACESPVASCAVWYAVTGTGSWMSASTCSELTDFDTKLHVYRGNCGELQCVTANDDWGGYYDNDGVYHEYCPEYDLASYVEWCSEVGVTYYILVNGYNAQFGNFGLNVHDSDVPCVNCDQRDYYFTVDEVPFCQCLTICPNQIQKIFVGPASPEQRPVATWADGCSVARTIPPSGCESDCSPAYPYLYMDWIYLPDQQLWCTDLGSIDGGCYCFCVDRLLPVELNNFSATAGDGQVQLAWSTASETNADRFEVTRDGLTQTQISAENSATGANYSWTDNNVVNGTAYTYTLVLVNQDGSRQTLATETAAPIAGAALITTYSLAQNYPNPFNPTTAITFSLPEVVDVKLTVVNALGQEVAVLANGLMNAGQHTVNFDGTNLPSGLYFYSLRAGSFSAHQKMVLLK from the coding sequence ATGAAAAAGTTTGTTTACGTTGTTTGTCTCTGTCTGCTGACCGCCGCGGCCTTTGCCCGCAGCCCCCAAGAAATTAAGTCCGACATTGCCGCTAAGCGCCAAGCGATCCAAACGGCCCGCAGCGCCCGTGCCGATGTCGCCGACCTCAAATTCCAACTCGCTGCTCTTTCGAACGAGTTGGCCGCGCTGAACACCCGCAAAGCGCCCGCTCGCCTCGACGACGGCGGCGAAACCTGCGAATCTGCGGTCGCCGTGCCTGCCGTCCCGTACTTTGACTCCGGCCTGCTCGACGAAAATTCTGTTAACGATCTGCCCACTGGAACCGACGACTACTCCTGCGGCTGCGACGGCGTCGAACACGTCTACTCCCTCGTCATCGGACCCAACGGCCTGCTCCCCGGCCGTTACACCCTCTCCACCTGCGGCTCGTCCTTTGACACCATCCTGAGCCTCTGGTTCGGCTGCCCCGGCCTCGAAGGCTCGACCTTGGTTGATTGCAATGACGACGCAGAATTCAACGTGTCCGGTGACGAGTACTTGTACGCCTGCTCCGACGACTTCGGCTACTCGTCCTGCATCACCGTGGACCTCACTCAGAACGGCACGTATTACATCGTCATTGACGGCTATTGTTCAAGTCTCGGGACATACTTCCTGAACATCGGTCAGGGTGAATCCTGCCTTGCGCTCGCGTCCGGCTGTACCGAAGCCGCGCCGAATTCTTACTGCAATACCGCCTCCGCCATTGAATTCAACGTGGACGGTTGGGACTTCGTGTACGGCAACACCCATGACGGCGCTTTCTACACCGATGATGCCGCATGTGAATCCCCCGTCGCGTCCTGCGCCGTCTGGTATGCCGTCACCGGCACGGGTTCGTGGATGTCGGCATCGACCTGCTCGGAATTGACCGACTTCGACACCAAATTGCATGTCTACCGCGGTAACTGCGGCGAACTCCAGTGCGTCACCGCCAACGACGATTGGGGTGGATACTACGATAACGACGGCGTCTACCACGAGTACTGCCCGGAATATGATCTGGCATCGTACGTCGAGTGGTGCAGCGAGGTCGGTGTCACCTACTACATCCTGGTCAACGGTTACAACGCTCAGTTCGGAAACTTCGGTCTGAACGTCCACGACTCCGATGTGCCGTGCGTCAATTGCGACCAGCGCGACTACTACTTCACCGTAGACGAAGTGCCCTTCTGCCAGTGCCTGACCATTTGCCCCAACCAGATTCAGAAGATCTTCGTCGGCCCGGCCAGCCCCGAACAACGCCCCGTCGCCACGTGGGCGGACGGCTGCAGCGTCGCCCGCACCATTCCGCCCAGCGGCTGTGAAAGCGACTGCTCGCCCGCCTATCCGTACCTCTACATGGATTGGATCTACCTCCCGGATCAGCAGCTCTGGTGCACGGACCTCGGGTCCATTGACGGCGGCTGTTACTGCTTCTGCGTGGATCGCCTCTTGCCCGTCGAACTCAACAACTTCTCCGCGACCGCCGGCGACGGTCAGGTTCAACTGGCCTGGAGCACCGCCTCCGAGACGAATGCCGACCGTTTCGAAGTCACGCGGGACGGCCTGACGCAAACCCAAATCAGCGCCGAAAACAGCGCCACTGGTGCCAACTATTCTTGGACCGACAACAATGTCGTCAACGGCACCGCGTACACATACACGCTGGTGCTCGTTAACCAGGACGGTTCCCGCCAGACACTGGCCACCGAAACCGCTGCCCCGATCGCCGGAGCCGCGCTGATCACCACGTACTCGCTGGCGCAGAACTACCCGAATCCGTTCAATCCCACGACCGCCATTACCTTCAGCTTGCCTGAAGTCGTGGATGTCAAGCTGACTGTCGTCAATGCGCTCGGTCAGGAAGTCGCGGTTCTGGCCAATGGCTTGATGAATGCCGGCCAACACACCGTGAACTTTGACGGAACCAATCTCCCGTCCGGCCTCTACTTCTATTCGCTGCGCGCGGGCAGCTTCTCGGCCCACCAGAAGATGGTCCTGCTGAAGTAA
- a CDS encoding T9SS type A sorting domain-containing protein → MKSSFTAVLLTLILSAATLSAMPLSSLTAVGQSRQVLVRWELTDPQTIVRFDIVRNGRAAARVPVTPAQRHYEWLDQEVQNDHSYAYALIAVHADGTREEWGIVQATPAFDAAVVREFKLHQNFPNPFNPETTIEVEIAEDGPAELVVFDVLGQQVATPLNGNLTRGRYSVLFDGRDLPSGVYFYQLSAGSFVDQKKMVLLK, encoded by the coding sequence ATGAAAAGTTCGTTTACTGCTGTGTTACTGACCCTGATCTTATCCGCGGCCACTTTGTCCGCCATGCCGTTGTCCTCGCTCACGGCCGTCGGTCAGTCGCGCCAGGTGCTCGTGCGCTGGGAGCTCACGGACCCGCAAACAATCGTCCGCTTTGACATCGTGCGCAATGGCCGCGCGGCCGCCCGCGTTCCGGTCACTCCCGCGCAGCGCCACTACGAGTGGCTGGATCAAGAAGTTCAAAACGACCATAGTTACGCATACGCACTCATCGCTGTTCACGCGGATGGTACCCGCGAAGAGTGGGGCATCGTACAGGCCACGCCCGCCTTTGATGCCGCCGTCGTCCGCGAATTCAAACTCCACCAGAATTTCCCCAACCCCTTCAATCCCGAAACGACCATCGAAGTGGAAATCGCCGAAGATGGCCCGGCTGAGTTGGTCGTCTTCGACGTGCTCGGTCAGCAGGTTGCCACGCCGCTCAACGGCAACCTCACGCGCGGCCGCTACAGCGTCCTGTTCGATGGCCGTGATCTCCCTTCAGGGGTGTATTTCTATCAATTGTCCGCCGGCTCGTTTGTAGACCAGAAAAAGATGGTTCTTTTGAAATAG
- a CDS encoding SpoIIE family protein phosphatase, whose amino-acid sequence MEPLPNTSSPAPEASGSGVSRSTELLRAFAGLVGLLLVVLLTASVWQEQSGLIRVRFAGTLQGDSEWAVRPNGDSVRVLTRLVATDFLPDPLPAVGDTLIAISGETLTPALYRALFVERILPSDTTIALTYRGARGTVETMGHFRPDPAPTFFMTVVIDALRFLIAFAFLGVGLWAFFAQPNSQQVRVFAWFCFAMVAIMLTTVNVVDPRFATFQIPFRDTVEAILGGLAIGSATFWAHLQLLFPKPLEVCARYGRWLITLIYTPWVGFGVLTVLSSLNIIGETDSIAGVFGLVQVALLLIGFVILGWRYRKSVDRVESRQLRLVLLGTGLGIGGFVGLIFITNLAQDWLRDDPMRLMLMIVVGFLFLLLTPISFAYAFTRYRLLEVQGKLKRGTRYVIAIVAAFLALFGVMYAVGQYTLFGSGISDSPWAMLLVMLFALGVGRISNRLSKILEQQFFPERKQLRERLEGAIERTASIGDSGSFWDDLGTRLQQSLRIQTVQPVLAGENGGQFLLPSREHTPFVLNSDFMARLSRERRPILVDELVASGRSVLSDDEHRWLSGNNVALVLPLITQQRMSGFLALGFKNEEEDYAPEELTLLGNWAPQLAMASENMRLIEENVEKRRLEEQMQMARRIQEGFLPRELPMTIGLEVATHSRFSLEVAGDYFDVLTLPDGETVTAIADVSGKGAGAALLMANLQASLRTAVEAGIPLTRAVAQVNNLIFRNTPPEQYITFVVVSFDPRTSQLRYVNAGHNPPLLVRKDGAVEELPATGLIIGALPNMIYEECSTPFLPGDLLVMYTDGISEAMNDAEEEYGEARLTGLARQLRDQSPARIVAAMEDDVERFCGRIPMEDDSTMVVVKRM is encoded by the coding sequence ATGGAACCGTTACCGAATACCTCCTCTCCCGCACCGGAAGCCTCAGGGTCCGGCGTAAGCCGCAGCACCGAACTGCTCCGGGCCTTTGCCGGTTTGGTAGGTCTGCTGCTTGTCGTGCTGCTGACGGCTTCGGTTTGGCAGGAGCAATCGGGATTAATCCGTGTTCGCTTTGCGGGGACGCTGCAAGGCGACAGCGAGTGGGCTGTGCGGCCGAATGGCGACTCAGTGCGGGTCTTGACCCGACTCGTCGCGACGGACTTCCTGCCGGATCCGCTGCCTGCCGTGGGCGACACTTTGATTGCCATTTCAGGCGAGACGTTGACACCAGCGCTGTACCGGGCGTTGTTTGTCGAGAGGATCTTGCCTTCGGATACGACGATAGCCTTGACGTATCGCGGTGCGCGAGGCACGGTCGAGACGATGGGCCACTTCCGGCCCGATCCGGCTCCGACGTTTTTTATGACGGTAGTGATCGACGCTTTGCGATTCCTGATCGCCTTTGCGTTTTTGGGCGTGGGATTATGGGCGTTTTTCGCGCAGCCCAATTCGCAGCAGGTGCGGGTGTTCGCGTGGTTCTGCTTCGCGATGGTAGCCATCATGCTGACGACGGTGAATGTGGTTGATCCGCGGTTTGCGACCTTCCAGATTCCCTTCCGTGATACTGTGGAAGCGATACTGGGCGGATTGGCGATTGGCTCCGCGACGTTCTGGGCGCATCTGCAACTGCTGTTTCCGAAACCGTTAGAGGTGTGCGCCCGGTACGGCCGCTGGTTGATCACTTTGATCTATACACCGTGGGTTGGATTTGGCGTTCTGACGGTCTTAAGCTCTTTAAACATCATCGGCGAGACCGACTCGATTGCCGGCGTGTTCGGGCTGGTGCAGGTGGCCCTGCTGTTGATCGGCTTTGTGATCTTGGGCTGGCGCTACCGCAAATCCGTTGACCGAGTGGAGTCGCGCCAATTGCGGTTGGTGCTGTTAGGCACGGGGCTGGGCATCGGCGGTTTTGTCGGACTCATCTTCATCACCAATCTTGCGCAAGACTGGTTGAGGGATGACCCGATGCGGCTGATGCTAATGATCGTGGTAGGCTTCTTGTTCTTGTTGCTGACGCCGATTTCGTTTGCCTACGCTTTTACTCGCTATCGTTTGCTGGAGGTGCAGGGCAAGCTGAAGCGCGGCACGCGGTACGTGATCGCGATTGTGGCGGCGTTTCTGGCGCTGTTTGGCGTCATGTATGCGGTTGGGCAATACACGCTGTTTGGGAGCGGCATCAGTGACAGTCCGTGGGCGATGCTGTTGGTGATGCTGTTCGCGCTGGGGGTCGGGCGGATCTCGAATCGGCTGAGCAAGATTTTGGAGCAGCAGTTTTTCCCGGAGCGCAAGCAGCTTCGGGAGCGGTTGGAAGGCGCAATTGAGCGGACGGCGTCCATCGGGGACAGCGGGAGTTTTTGGGACGACTTAGGGACACGGCTGCAGCAGAGTTTGCGCATTCAGACGGTGCAGCCGGTTTTGGCGGGTGAAAACGGCGGGCAGTTCTTGTTGCCTTCGCGTGAACATACTCCGTTTGTACTGAACAGCGATTTCATGGCCCGCCTTTCGCGCGAGCGGCGGCCAATTCTTGTGGATGAGTTGGTGGCGAGCGGTCGTTCGGTGTTGTCTGACGACGAGCACCGTTGGCTGTCGGGGAACAACGTGGCGCTCGTGCTGCCGCTGATCACGCAGCAACGGATGTCGGGCTTTTTGGCGTTGGGGTTCAAGAATGAAGAGGAAGACTACGCTCCGGAGGAGCTGACGCTGCTGGGCAACTGGGCGCCGCAGTTGGCGATGGCGAGCGAGAACATGCGGCTGATCGAAGAGAACGTCGAGAAGCGGCGACTCGAGGAGCAGATGCAGATGGCGCGGCGGATTCAAGAGGGATTTTTGCCGCGCGAGCTGCCGATGACGATCGGGCTTGAGGTGGCAACGCACAGCCGGTTCTCATTGGAAGTCGCGGGTGATTATTTCGACGTGCTGACTCTGCCGGACGGTGAGACGGTCACGGCGATAGCTGACGTGTCGGGCAAGGGCGCGGGCGCTGCGTTGTTGATGGCGAATTTGCAGGCGTCGCTGCGGACGGCGGTGGAGGCCGGCATTCCGTTAACGCGGGCGGTGGCTCAGGTGAACAATCTGATATTTAGAAATACGCCTCCGGAGCAGTACATCACGTTTGTGGTCGTGTCGTTTGATCCGCGCACTTCGCAACTGCGTTACGTCAACGCCGGGCACAATCCTCCACTGCTGGTTCGGAAGGACGGTGCGGTGGAGGAACTTCCGGCCACGGGTCTCATCATCGGTGCTCTGCCGAATATGATCTATGAAGAGTGTTCGACGCCGTTTCTGCCGGGCGATCTTCTGGTGATGTATACCGATGGCATCAGCGAGGCGATGAACGACGCTGAGGAAGAATACGGCGAAGCGCGACTCACAGGGTTAGCGCGGCAGTTGCGCGATCAATCTCCCGCGCGGATTGTGGCGGCGATGGAAGATGACGTTGAGCGCTTCTGCGGACGGATACCGATGGAAGACGACTCGACGATGGTCGTCGTAAAGCGGATGTAG
- a CDS encoding DUF3365 domain-containing protein, which yields MLAKLSLQKKVVAIGVVLTSALLIVLLLAYANSQRNVAVKSLVNNARSICLATESTRQGMEEYWAQGVFTKEQLREWYEAGEMDKVLASVPVVTAWKAAMRKAAEAGYEFRVPKNQPRNPDNAPDPVESQALQQLESGKVSEYFVVDEDRNAVRFFRPIVLSQTCLLCHGDPALSQEYWGNNRGLDPAGGQMENWKSGEVHGAFEVIQSLDPADKATAEALWKAAGIILAGLIALGAGLFFFVHYALNVPITRIMNALNDSSHQLAEAAGEVSSSSQSLAQSASIQAGSIEEVSANLEIISAKTKLNADHSEEAAEVMDNTANAVHAVSASTDRMAATMNNIQDASARTSKIVKTIDEIAFQTNLLALNAAVEAARAGEAGKGFAVVAEEVRHLAMRSAEAAKETNELIDETVSRVNEGGSAVADVTSSLSGVNVSVERVQNIIREIAGASHTQAEGVSQVNGAVSNMDKITQSSAAAAEQGAAAAEQLHGQSLSMETVVAELCDIVNGKGSSTKSTSVCKDDARKPRRRVGAKPAAADQRSNYVNPRFPLNDEDMSGF from the coding sequence ATGCTAGCCAAGCTTTCGTTGCAAAAGAAGGTCGTGGCCATCGGAGTCGTCCTGACAAGCGCGCTCCTGATCGTCCTCCTACTTGCCTACGCGAACAGTCAGCGCAATGTTGCCGTTAAGTCTCTGGTCAACAATGCTCGCTCCATCTGCCTGGCCACTGAATCCACGCGACAAGGCATGGAAGAGTATTGGGCGCAGGGGGTCTTCACCAAGGAGCAACTGCGCGAATGGTACGAGGCCGGGGAGATGGACAAAGTGCTCGCCTCCGTACCCGTTGTAACAGCCTGGAAAGCGGCCATGCGAAAAGCAGCTGAAGCTGGTTACGAATTCCGCGTGCCGAAAAATCAGCCTCGAAATCCTGATAACGCACCTGACCCCGTCGAGTCCCAAGCCCTGCAGCAACTTGAATCGGGCAAAGTCAGCGAATACTTCGTCGTCGACGAAGACCGCAACGCCGTGCGCTTCTTCCGCCCCATTGTCTTATCTCAAACATGCTTGCTGTGCCATGGAGATCCGGCGTTGTCCCAGGAATACTGGGGCAACAACCGCGGACTGGATCCGGCCGGAGGCCAAATGGAAAATTGGAAATCCGGCGAAGTTCACGGCGCTTTTGAAGTCATTCAATCACTCGACCCGGCAGACAAAGCCACAGCAGAAGCGCTATGGAAGGCCGCCGGAATAATCCTCGCCGGGTTGATCGCCCTTGGTGCTGGACTGTTCTTCTTCGTGCATTACGCGCTAAACGTGCCGATAACCAGAATCATGAACGCGCTCAATGATAGCTCGCACCAGCTCGCCGAAGCGGCGGGCGAAGTCTCGAGCTCGAGTCAGTCATTGGCCCAGAGCGCCAGCATCCAAGCCGGATCGATTGAAGAAGTTAGCGCAAATCTTGAGATAATTTCCGCCAAAACCAAACTCAATGCCGATCATTCTGAAGAAGCGGCGGAGGTGATGGACAACACGGCCAATGCCGTGCACGCCGTGTCCGCAAGCACGGATCGAATGGCTGCAACCATGAACAACATTCAGGACGCATCCGCACGAACATCGAAAATCGTAAAGACCATCGACGAGATCGCCTTTCAAACCAATTTGCTCGCACTGAATGCAGCTGTCGAAGCCGCGCGCGCCGGTGAAGCGGGAAAAGGCTTCGCCGTCGTCGCCGAAGAGGTGCGGCACTTGGCCATGCGCTCTGCCGAAGCGGCCAAGGAAACCAATGAACTCATTGACGAAACGGTTAGCCGTGTCAACGAGGGCGGATCCGCCGTAGCCGACGTAACCTCCTCACTAAGCGGCGTCAATGTTTCCGTCGAACGCGTCCAGAATATTATCCGCGAAATCGCTGGCGCGTCGCATACACAAGCCGAAGGCGTTTCCCAAGTCAATGGGGCCGTGTCCAACATGGACAAGATAACCCAAAGCAGTGCCGCAGCGGCGGAACAGGGCGCAGCGGCAGCCGAACAACTCCACGGGCAGTCATTGTCCATGGAAACTGTCGTCGCCGAACTCTGCGACATCGTCAATGGCAAAGGTAGTTCCACGAAATCAACCAGTGTGTGCAAGGACGATGCGCGCAAACCCCGGCGCCGCGTCGGTGCCAAACCGGCTGCGGCAGATCAACGGTCCAATTATGTGAATCCCCGTTTCCCGTTAAATGACGAGGATATGTCCGGTTTCTGA